A genomic stretch from Flavobacterium humidisoli includes:
- the clpB gene encoding ATP-dependent chaperone ClpB, whose protein sequence is MNINKFTIKSQEAIQLSQQLAQRNGQQQIENEHIFKAIFEVDENVAPFILKKLNVNVPLFLQLLDATIQSFPKVSGGDILLSRDANKALNEAEIIAQKMNDEYVSIEHLILSIFDSKSKVSQILKDQGVTGKGLKAAIEELRKGERVTSASAEETYNSLNKYAKNLNELARTGKLDPVIGRDEEIRRVLQILTRRTKNNPMLIGEPGVGKTAIAEGLAHRIVDGDVPENLKEKIVFSLDMGALIAGAKYKGEFEERLKSVVKEVTSAEGDIVLFIDEIHTLVGAGGGEGAMDAANILKPALARGELRAIGATTLDEYQKYFEKDKALERRFQKVLIDEPDTESAVSILRGIKEKYETHHKVQIKDEAIIAAVELSQRYITNRFLPDKAIDLMDEAASKLRMEINSKPEELDVLDRKIMQLEIEIEAIKREKEESKLKILGMELANLKEERNEIYAKWKQEKDIVDGIQAVKHEIEDFKYEAERAERDGDYGKVAEIRYGKIKEAQERQETLQKQLQEFQSGNSLIKEEVTREDIAEVVAKWTGIPVTKMLQTEREKLLHLEDELHKRVVGQEEAIEAVSDAVRRSRAGLQDMKKPVGTFLFLGTTGVGKTELAKALAEYLFDDENAMTRIDMSEYQERHSVSRLVGAPPGYVGYDEGGQLTEAVRRKPYSVILLDEIEKAHPDTFNILLQVLDEGRLTDNKGRLADFKNTIIIMTSNMGSQIIQEKFENLKGGVEAATEAAKNEVLGLLKQTVRPEFINRIDEIVMFTPLTVDNISRIVGLQLKSVTKMLALQGITMDATPEAIAYLSDKGYDPQFGARPVKRVVQREVLNQLSKEILAGNITTDSIILLDAFDGKLVFRNQTAS, encoded by the coding sequence ATGAATATAAATAAATTTACAATCAAATCGCAGGAAGCCATTCAGTTGTCGCAGCAATTAGCGCAACGAAATGGTCAGCAACAAATTGAAAATGAACACATTTTCAAAGCTATTTTTGAAGTTGACGAAAACGTAGCACCATTTATTTTGAAAAAATTAAATGTAAATGTGCCATTGTTTTTACAACTTTTAGATGCTACAATTCAGAGTTTTCCAAAAGTTTCGGGAGGTGATATTTTGCTTTCAAGAGACGCTAATAAAGCTTTGAATGAAGCTGAAATTATTGCACAAAAAATGAACGACGAATATGTTTCGATCGAACATTTAATTTTATCCATTTTTGACTCAAAAAGTAAAGTTTCCCAGATTTTAAAAGATCAGGGAGTTACAGGAAAAGGTTTGAAAGCGGCTATTGAAGAATTGCGTAAAGGCGAAAGAGTAACTTCGGCTTCAGCAGAAGAAACCTACAATTCGCTAAATAAATATGCTAAAAACCTAAACGAATTAGCTAGAACAGGAAAACTAGATCCGGTTATTGGCCGTGACGAAGAAATCCGTCGTGTATTGCAAATCTTAACTCGTAGAACAAAAAACAACCCAATGCTTATTGGTGAACCTGGAGTTGGTAAAACTGCTATTGCAGAAGGTTTAGCGCATAGAATTGTGGATGGAGACGTTCCAGAAAACTTAAAAGAAAAAATTGTTTTCTCTCTTGATATGGGAGCTTTAATCGCTGGTGCGAAATATAAGGGAGAATTTGAGGAGCGTTTAAAATCGGTTGTAAAAGAGGTTACATCGGCAGAAGGTGATATCGTTTTATTTATTGATGAAATTCATACGCTTGTAGGAGCAGGTGGAGGTGAAGGTGCAATGGATGCGGCGAACATCTTGAAACCAGCTTTGGCTCGTGGAGAATTGAGAGCAATTGGTGCTACAACTTTAGATGAATATCAAAAATATTTCGAAAAGGATAAAGCACTTGAAAGACGTTTCCAAAAGGTTTTAATTGACGAACCAGATACAGAAAGTGCGGTTTCGATTCTTCGTGGAATTAAAGAAAAATATGAAACGCATCATAAAGTTCAAATTAAAGATGAGGCAATTATTGCAGCAGTGGAACTTTCACAGCGTTACATTACCAATCGTTTCTTACCAGATAAAGCGATTGACTTAATGGATGAAGCGGCTTCTAAACTGCGTATGGAAATCAATTCAAAACCAGAAGAATTAGATGTTTTGGATCGTAAAATCATGCAGTTAGAAATTGAGATTGAAGCCATTAAACGTGAAAAAGAAGAAAGCAAGCTGAAAATTTTGGGTATGGAATTGGCTAACCTGAAAGAAGAACGAAACGAAATCTATGCTAAATGGAAACAGGAAAAAGATATCGTTGACGGAATTCAGGCTGTAAAACACGAAATTGAAGACTTTAAATACGAAGCAGAACGTGCAGAACGTGATGGCGACTACGGAAAAGTAGCTGAGATACGTTACGGAAAAATAAAAGAAGCGCAAGAACGTCAAGAAACATTGCAAAAACAATTGCAGGAATTTCAATCTGGAAATTCTTTAATTAAAGAAGAAGTTACTAGAGAAGACATTGCAGAAGTGGTAGCAAAATGGACTGGAATTCCAGTAACCAAAATGCTTCAAACGGAAAGAGAAAAACTATTGCATTTAGAAGACGAATTGCACAAGCGTGTAGTAGGTCAGGAGGAAGCTATAGAAGCGGTGAGCGATGCTGTGCGTAGAAGCCGTGCGGGTTTGCAGGATATGAAAAAACCTGTTGGGACATTTCTATTCTTAGGAACAACCGGAGTTGGTAAAACCGAATTAGCAAAAGCTTTGGCTGAATATCTTTTTGATGATGAAAATGCCATGACGCGTATAGATATGAGTGAGTATCAGGAGCGTCATAGTGTGAGCCGTTTGGTTGGTGCGCCTCCAGGATATGTAGGTTATGATGAAGGTGGGCAATTGACAGAAGCGGTTCGTAGAAAACCATATTCTGTAATTTTGTTGGATGAGATCGAAAAAGCGCATCCAGATACTTTCAATATTTTATTGCAAGTTCTAGACGAAGGTCGATTGACAGATAACAAAGGACGTTTGGCTGATTTTAAAAATACGATTATCATCATGACTTCTAATATGGGAAGCCAGATTATTCAGGAGAAATTCGAAAATCTGAAAGGTGGAGTAGAAGCAGCAACAGAAGCGGCCAAAAACGAAGTTTTAGGATTATTGAAACAAACTGTGCGTCCAGAGTTTATCAACCGTATCGATGAGATTGTAATGTTTACACCGCTTACAGTAGATAATATTTCAAGAATTGTAGGCTTACAGCTTAAGAGCGTTACAAAAATGCTGGCACTACAAGGAATTACAATGGATGCGACTCCAGAAGCAATTGCTTACTTGTCAGACAAAGGATATGATCCTCAGTTTGGAGCAAGACCAGTAAAACGTGTCGTGCAGAGAGAAGTTTTAAATCAATTGTCAAAAGAGATTTTGGCTGGAAACATAACAACAGATAGCATCATTTTATTAGATGCTTTTGATGGCAAGTTGGTTTTTAGAAACCAGACTGCTAGTTAA
- the ytxJ gene encoding bacillithiol system redox-active protein YtxJ, translating to MSFFNSIFGSSENSEGTKSKVNWTELTNMLQLMEIEAISNEKPVVIFKHSTRCSISRMALKQFEREYDLENVVDAYFLDLIAHRDISNEIASRFGVYHESPQLILIKNGKAVYDVSHSDIDAEALKSKV from the coding sequence ATGAGTTTTTTTAATTCAATCTTCGGAAGTTCAGAGAACTCAGAAGGAACAAAAAGTAAAGTAAACTGGACAGAATTAACAAATATGCTTCAATTAATGGAAATCGAAGCCATTTCTAACGAAAAACCAGTAGTAATCTTTAAACACAGCACAAGATGCAGTATTAGCCGCATGGCTTTAAAGCAATTTGAAAGAGAATATGACCTTGAAAATGTTGTTGACGCATACTTCTTAGACTTGATAGCACACAGAGATATCTCAAACGAAATTGCAAGCAGATTTGGAGTTTATCATGAATCTCCTCAATTGATATTAATCAAAAACGGAAAAGCAGTTTACGATGTTTCGCACAGTGATATTGACGCAGAAGCATTAAAAAGTAAAGTGTAA